A single region of the Idiomarinaceae bacterium HL-53 genome encodes:
- a CDS encoding putative membrane protein has translation MKEYLQWVIKGAAMGMADVVPGVSGGTLAFILGIYERFINALTSFNLTAVKLLLRREFVKAWQHIDGTFLLCVFAGILSAIFSLATLISYLLETNPVPLWSFFNGLIVASFPMLIKNVNWSAYRGFIFSLGVVFAIIITSLTPMHATPSAWMFFGAGFIAICAMILPGISGSFLLLIMGMYAPITAAVSELELGVLMLFALGCITGLLLFSRVLKWSLARAHDAMLAFLSGIVLGSLFRIWPWQIESTLLTPAQFAEQTGEHHLLASIAAFILGAALIQTLLHLEKLFKSKD, from the coding sequence ATGAAAGAATATCTCCAATGGGTCATTAAAGGCGCAGCGATGGGTATGGCCGATGTCGTTCCCGGCGTTTCCGGCGGTACCTTGGCATTTATTTTGGGGATTTATGAGCGTTTTATTAATGCGCTCACCTCTTTCAACCTGACCGCTGTGAAGCTTTTACTTCGCAGGGAGTTTGTTAAGGCCTGGCAACATATCGACGGGACATTCTTACTTTGTGTATTTGCCGGAATCCTGAGTGCTATTTTTAGTTTAGCAACGCTCATTAGCTACCTACTAGAAACCAACCCTGTGCCTTTGTGGAGTTTTTTTAACGGGCTTATTGTCGCATCGTTTCCAATGCTCATAAAAAATGTGAATTGGAGTGCCTATCGCGGCTTCATTTTCAGCCTTGGTGTTGTGTTTGCTATTATCATTACGTCTCTCACCCCAATGCATGCGACCCCTTCCGCATGGATGTTTTTCGGCGCTGGCTTTATCGCGATTTGTGCCATGATCTTACCCGGCATTTCAGGCAGTTTCTTGTTACTCATTATGGGGATGTATGCACCCATCACTGCGGCCGTTAGCGAACTTGAACTCGGCGTTCTCATGCTCTTTGCATTGGGTTGTATAACTGGATTATTGCTATTCTCGCGCGTCTTGAAATGGAGCCTTGCGCGAGCACACGATGCAATGCTCGCATTTCTCTCGGGCATTGTGCTCGGCTCGCTATTCCGTATCTGGCCTTGGCAAATTGAATCGACCCTACTCACACCCGCGCAGTTCGCGGAACAGACAGGCGAGCATCATTTACTCGCCTCAATTGCTGCCTTTATTTTGGGTGCAGCACTCATTCAAACACTCCTGCACCTAGAAAAGCTCTTTAAGAGCAAAGACTAA
- a CDS encoding hypothetical protein (manually curated), with amino-acid sequence MRVVVNIPPGSHPELLKELEKTPPRERAERLRMLATFGLIHMSQPNLSTTSAPVDGHAPDGEVTSMSTAPEPKAESRKQSLKSKLGLGL; translated from the coding sequence ATGAGAGTTGTCGTCAACATTCCCCCAGGGAGCCACCCAGAACTGCTAAAAGAATTGGAAAAGACGCCGCCACGGGAACGTGCTGAGCGTCTGAGGATGCTGGCCACCTTTGGCTTAATTCACATGAGCCAACCCAATCTATCAACGACTTCTGCACCGGTGGATGGCCATGCACCAGATGGTGAAGTGACTTCTATGAGTACAGCGCCAGAACCCAAAGCAGAATCACGTAAACAATCATTAAAATCAAAACTAGGGCTGGGCTTATAA
- a CDS encoding hypothetical protein (manually curated), protein MDGEIGLVVIFNEQWKAEVSDLLQQETDRLKALARAEVDDFWVTHYKVRENEPFKDWGLLGVRIRDFKYGFGIEWYINSFHGQRGKRVVFSKGLRISKTKLRYSFLDCQGLAKEWELALAMEKEEFFSDIRRQVDKLNMLRRRVNAY, encoded by the coding sequence TTGGATGGGGAAATTGGTTTGGTGGTAATCTTCAATGAACAATGGAAAGCAGAGGTATCAGATTTACTTCAGCAAGAAACAGACAGGCTAAAAGCGCTGGCACGAGCTGAAGTTGATGACTTTTGGGTTACCCATTACAAGGTTCGTGAGAATGAGCCCTTTAAAGACTGGGGGCTGCTTGGTGTCCGTATCAGAGACTTTAAGTATGGCTTTGGCATTGAGTGGTACATCAACAGTTTTCACGGTCAACGAGGCAAGCGCGTAGTCTTTAGTAAGGGACTGCGTATTTCAAAGACGAAGCTGAGATACTCATTTTTGGACTGCCAAGGTTTGGCCAAAGAGTGGGAGTTAGCGCTGGCCATGGAGAAAGAAGAATTCTTCAGTGATATTCGACGCCAGGTTGATAAGCTCAACATGCTGCGTCGCAGAGTGAATGCCTACTGA
- a CDS encoding transcriptional regulator, AlpA family, with protein MTAVAHQVTPFLTSYEVMARYHISYTTLWRRIKDGSLPQPRINRNTRNKLWHIEDLEEYEKKED; from the coding sequence ATGACAGCAGTAGCGCACCAAGTAACCCCTTTTCTCACGTCTTACGAAGTGATGGCTCGTTACCACATTAGCTATACGACGCTCTGGCGAAGAATAAAAGATGGCAGCTTGCCGCAACCTCGTATCAACCGAAATACACGAAACAAGCTTTGGCACATTGAAGACTTGGAAGAGTATGAGAAGAAAGAGGACTGA
- a CDS encoding WYL domain-containing protein: protein MTNDGLRQTVVAKPDRLSQIAQLPQATRDRIAHIDFTLLFKGEAVRADLVDRFSIAAAQATKDFTMYRELAPSNIEYDQKLKLHKRGEAFEPLFDYDVVRTLATISQGYGDGFTGKVKPPLACEAPYHLNKPSLSIVAKVTEAIHKGKALSITYVSLSSGETTREIVPHTLVDNGLRWHVRGFDRKHNEFRDFVLTRIKAAVVLEGSTLSETELETQDRQWNRFVELELVPHPRIEHSEAIELDYGMTEGVMKVEIRAATAGYLLRLWNVDCSESACLSTSQCQLALNNRAALYGVQNLAIAPGYVT from the coding sequence ATGACAAATGATGGTCTGAGACAAACAGTAGTGGCGAAGCCAGATAGGCTTTCGCAGATAGCGCAGTTGCCACAAGCAACCAGAGATCGCATTGCCCACATCGATTTCACCTTATTATTTAAGGGCGAAGCAGTGCGAGCGGATTTAGTCGATCGCTTCAGTATAGCCGCTGCTCAGGCAACGAAAGACTTCACAATGTACCGAGAGCTTGCACCAAGCAACATTGAGTATGACCAAAAGCTCAAGTTGCATAAGCGTGGTGAAGCATTTGAACCCTTGTTCGACTATGACGTCGTGAGAACACTGGCAACCATTAGCCAAGGGTACGGTGATGGCTTTACTGGAAAGGTAAAACCACCTCTTGCGTGTGAAGCGCCTTATCACCTTAACAAGCCGAGTTTATCGATAGTAGCGAAAGTCACCGAGGCCATACACAAAGGCAAAGCCTTGAGCATCACCTATGTGTCGTTATCGAGCGGTGAAACCACGCGTGAAATTGTGCCGCATACGCTGGTGGACAATGGCCTGCGTTGGCACGTTCGTGGTTTTGACCGCAAGCATAATGAGTTTCGTGACTTTGTACTGACCCGAATTAAAGCAGCGGTTGTGCTTGAAGGTTCCACTTTGTCTGAAACTGAGCTCGAAACCCAAGACCGGCAATGGAACCGATTTGTAGAGCTGGAGTTAGTGCCACACCCACGCATAGAGCACAGCGAAGCGATAGAGCTGGACTATGGCATGACGGAGGGCGTGATGAAGGTTGAGATTAGAGCTGCAACTGCGGGGTACTTGCTCAGGCTTTGGAATGTCGATTGTTCCGAGAGTGCTTGCTTATCAACCAGTCAATGCCAACTGGCATTGAACAATCGTGCCGCACTTTATGGGGTTCAAAACCTCGCAATTGCACCGGGTTATGTCACTTAG
- a CDS encoding Site-specific recombinase XerD translates to MALSVSWLDARLNKEAKETVVKADRDGLSARVSPKGKIVFQFRYRFDGKQQRVDIGTYPLMKLAEARNELDRLRAVLDQGRNPKLYLQQERAKYSANQSFESIFRDWIDSAGKQGLKEKTWHYQKRSSEIYLLPRLGKYPLTDINELSLRNCLREVSESSPSNTERLVSVLHKFYDWLIDEQILEINAAAGITAKKVGGKKGKRTRVLNDNEIRILWRYLHESKITEKNRIYIKLLLLLGGRKGELIQAEKHHFDLQSAMWTVPIEIRKQGEKIGAPIMRPLIKPAIELIELAMQMSKSTYLFPANGQEELATNGFDTTIPNNVKIWARRSLGIEMEHWSMHDLRRTMRTRMSAITTQEVAELMIGHSKKGLDAIYNQYQYLDEMRHAYDVWYQQLETIIEPTGFPFNWRFGQ, encoded by the coding sequence ATGGCGTTATCAGTTAGCTGGCTCGATGCCAGGTTAAATAAAGAAGCAAAAGAAACCGTAGTAAAAGCTGACCGAGATGGACTAAGTGCTCGGGTATCGCCCAAGGGCAAAATTGTTTTTCAGTTTCGTTATCGGTTCGATGGTAAGCAACAGCGGGTAGACATAGGTACTTACCCACTTATGAAGCTTGCTGAAGCTAGGAATGAGCTGGATAGGTTAAGGGCGGTACTTGATCAAGGCCGAAACCCAAAGCTCTACCTACAGCAGGAACGGGCCAAGTATTCTGCCAATCAAAGCTTCGAATCGATTTTTCGAGACTGGATAGACTCTGCCGGTAAGCAAGGGCTAAAGGAGAAAACGTGGCACTACCAAAAACGCAGCAGTGAAATATATTTGCTGCCCCGACTTGGTAAGTACCCATTAACTGACATCAATGAATTGTCCTTACGAAACTGTCTTCGTGAGGTTTCGGAGTCGTCCCCTTCAAACACAGAACGTCTGGTGTCTGTGCTGCACAAGTTTTATGACTGGCTGATTGATGAACAAATTTTGGAAATTAACGCTGCCGCTGGGATCACAGCAAAAAAGGTTGGCGGTAAGAAAGGCAAACGAACTCGGGTGCTAAACGATAACGAGATCAGGATACTTTGGCGCTATTTACATGAGTCAAAAATTACTGAGAAGAACCGCATCTACATAAAATTGCTTCTGCTATTGGGCGGTCGCAAGGGCGAACTCATTCAAGCTGAAAAGCATCACTTTGACTTGCAATCTGCAATGTGGACAGTGCCCATAGAGATCCGCAAACAAGGTGAGAAAATAGGAGCGCCGATCATGCGGCCATTAATCAAACCAGCTATCGAGCTGATTGAACTGGCGATGCAGATGAGTAAATCAACTTACTTGTTTCCTGCTAACGGACAAGAGGAACTTGCCACAAATGGCTTTGATACCACTATTCCTAACAATGTGAAAATCTGGGCTCGCAGGTCGCTTGGTATTGAGATGGAACACTGGTCTATGCATGATCTTCGAAGAACGATGCGAACGCGTATGTCGGCCATCACGACGCAAGAAGTTGCCGAGTTGATGATTGGCCACAGCAAAAAAGGGTTGGATGCTATCTACAACCAATATCAGTACCTGGATGAAATGCGTCATGCTTACGACGTTTGGTATCAACAGCTAGAAACCATCATCGAGCCGACAGGCTTTCCATTCAACTGGCGTTTCGGACAGTAA
- a CDS encoding plasmid segregation protein ParM, with protein MFVLGVDIGYSNLKLAIGQSGSEPKTIILPAGAGPADRMPERIGGGDDDTCLYVSVDNERWAAGVPAGRLQGWERELHPEYPTTKTYKALFHAALLMAETESIDLVVTGLPVSQFHEPQRKSDLVQRLKGVHQVTPKRSITVHDVKVLPQPAGAYMDLVQTGGDLGLIEEGRVVVIDPGFFSVDWVALEAGEIRYSSSGTSLQAMSVLLETIDKLISEDHGAKVGMDRLEKAMRTGDLQVLLFGEKVDISPYLNAAMKKVAPVALTAMRQSMRDESINADLVLIAGGGALAYKEAAKEIFSRSKIIVPEQSVLANVRGFWFYGA; from the coding sequence ATGTTTGTACTAGGCGTAGATATCGGTTACTCGAACCTGAAGCTGGCAATTGGCCAATCAGGCAGTGAACCGAAAACCATTATTCTGCCTGCGGGTGCCGGTCCTGCGGATCGCATGCCAGAGCGTATCGGTGGAGGCGATGATGACACTTGTTTGTATGTATCTGTCGATAATGAGCGTTGGGCCGCTGGTGTGCCTGCTGGACGCCTTCAAGGCTGGGAACGAGAGCTTCACCCGGAGTATCCCACCACAAAAACCTATAAGGCACTTTTTCATGCCGCCTTGTTAATGGCTGAAACAGAATCCATCGATTTGGTTGTCACTGGATTACCGGTTTCCCAGTTTCATGAACCACAACGTAAGTCTGACCTTGTGCAGCGTTTAAAAGGTGTCCATCAAGTGACGCCTAAGCGCAGCATCACTGTTCATGACGTCAAAGTGCTGCCGCAGCCTGCCGGTGCCTACATGGATCTGGTTCAAACAGGTGGTGATTTGGGCTTGATTGAAGAAGGTCGCGTCGTCGTCATCGATCCCGGCTTCTTTTCTGTTGACTGGGTTGCCCTTGAGGCCGGAGAAATTCGCTACAGCTCATCAGGAACCAGTCTTCAGGCAATGTCCGTGCTACTGGAAACGATTGATAAGCTGATTTCGGAAGATCATGGTGCCAAAGTGGGTATGGATCGACTTGAAAAAGCCATGAGAACCGGCGACTTGCAGGTGCTGCTATTTGGAGAAAAAGTCGATATTTCACCTTATCTGAATGCTGCCATGAAAAAGGTAGCGCCTGTTGCTCTTACAGCCATGCGCCAATCCATGCGTGACGAAAGCATTAATGCGGACTTGGTTTTGATCGCCGGAGGGGGAGCCTTGGCTTATAAGGAAGCGGCCAAGGAGATTTTTTCACGAAGCAAGATCATCGTGCCGGAACAGTCTGTTTTGGCGAACGTCCGAGGCTTCTGGTTTTATGGGGCCTGA
- a CDS encoding DNA polymerase-3 subunit epsilon, with protein MTRAPAPFPLERLADIPERPEDFRLLERIPLTREPQSWPLELSAMVGDEQPMVLLDTETTGLSADDESIIELGMVKVLYSPSAKRIVSIVDVISLYEDPGKPIPELITELTGITDEMVQGQRIDDALVASWLSDDPLVVAHNAQFDRPFFEKRFAALGHLSWACSASGIDWKALGFESRKLEYLLLRLGWFYEGHRAATDCLAMAWLFHLLPESVANLLSEADRRTVLVRAFGAPFDVKDYLKERGYRWHDGVKGANKHWWREISEDELPQEQTYLDDLYHRGSEHAHYDYKDARNRFKAL; from the coding sequence ATGACAAGAGCCCCTGCGCCATTTCCGCTAGAGCGCCTCGCGGATATCCCAGAAAGACCAGAAGATTTTAGATTGTTGGAGCGCATTCCATTAACGCGTGAACCGCAGTCCTGGCCACTTGAACTTTCTGCTATGGTCGGTGATGAACAGCCAATGGTGCTGCTCGATACAGAGACAACCGGACTGTCTGCCGATGACGAGTCCATTATTGAGCTTGGTATGGTTAAGGTGCTTTACAGCCCCTCGGCTAAGCGGATTGTGTCGATTGTTGATGTGATCAGCTTGTATGAAGATCCCGGCAAGCCAATCCCCGAGCTGATTACCGAGTTAACTGGTATCACCGATGAGATGGTGCAAGGCCAGCGCATTGATGATGCACTGGTAGCGAGTTGGTTATCCGATGATCCGCTGGTGGTCGCACACAATGCTCAGTTTGATCGTCCTTTCTTTGAAAAGCGGTTTGCCGCATTAGGCCATCTATCTTGGGCCTGTTCAGCCAGTGGCATAGATTGGAAGGCGCTGGGTTTTGAAAGTCGAAAGCTTGAGTACCTGCTACTTCGCTTAGGTTGGTTCTATGAAGGACACCGAGCTGCAACCGATTGTTTGGCGATGGCCTGGTTGTTTCATTTGTTGCCCGAGTCCGTTGCAAACTTGTTGTCTGAAGCAGACAGGCGAACTGTGTTAGTTCGTGCGTTTGGTGCGCCGTTTGACGTAAAGGACTATTTAAAAGAGCGTGGTTACCGTTGGCATGACGGCGTTAAAGGTGCCAACAAGCATTGGTGGCGCGAAATCAGCGAAGACGAGTTGCCGCAGGAACAAACTTACCTGGATGATTTGTACCATCGTGGCTCAGAACATGCCCACTATGACTACAAAGATGCCCGCAATCGATTTAAAGCTTTGTAG
- a CDS encoding DNA polymerase V, producing MPVFALVDCNNFYASCEKLFRPDLKDTPVVVLSNNDGCVVARSREAKLLGIKMGVPVFQIKAEMQRHGILAFSSNYALYADLSSRVMRTLEEMAPRVEVYSIDEAFLDLTGIESAISLVEFGQQVRERIGHWIGITVCVGIAPTKTLAKLANHAAKKYPATQGVVDLTNPDRQRRLLALVPVDDVWGVGRRLSKRLNALGITTALDLANASPRAIRDQFSVVLERTVRELNGESCIELEEIPPTKKQIVCSRSFGVKVTQFELLREAVCEYATRATEKLRKEQQQAKVLTVFIRTSPFKDNEPQYSNSASGELLIPSCDTRDFIELANHLLKRIWKDGFRYAKAGVMLSDFYDPGMFQPGLFDDVSTRSNSQQLMSVLDTINQSGAGKVFFGGQGTKKDWSMKREHLSPAYTTRWDQLPRVK from the coding sequence ATGCCTGTATTTGCCTTGGTGGACTGCAACAATTTTTACGCCAGTTGTGAGAAGCTGTTTCGGCCTGATTTAAAAGATACGCCGGTTGTGGTGCTGTCCAACAATGACGGCTGTGTGGTTGCACGCTCGCGTGAAGCCAAGTTACTCGGTATTAAAATGGGCGTACCCGTCTTTCAGATCAAAGCTGAAATGCAGCGCCATGGCATTTTGGCTTTTTCATCCAACTATGCGCTGTATGCGGATTTGAGCAGTCGAGTGATGCGCACTTTGGAAGAGATGGCACCACGAGTAGAGGTTTACTCCATTGACGAAGCGTTTTTGGATTTAACAGGTATTGAGTCGGCCATATCCCTTGTCGAGTTCGGACAACAAGTGCGAGAGCGCATAGGCCACTGGATTGGGATCACCGTTTGTGTCGGCATTGCACCGACTAAAACACTCGCCAAGCTGGCTAACCATGCTGCTAAGAAATACCCTGCCACTCAAGGGGTTGTAGACCTGACCAATCCAGATCGGCAACGTCGATTGCTCGCATTAGTCCCGGTTGATGATGTTTGGGGCGTTGGCAGACGGCTTTCTAAGCGTTTAAATGCGTTGGGCATCACCACAGCCTTAGATCTAGCCAATGCCTCTCCTAGAGCCATCAGAGACCAGTTTTCGGTGGTTTTAGAAAGAACCGTCAGAGAGCTCAATGGTGAGTCGTGCATTGAACTTGAAGAGATCCCGCCAACTAAGAAACAAATCGTCTGTAGCCGTTCATTTGGCGTAAAAGTAACGCAATTTGAATTGTTACGTGAAGCAGTCTGCGAATACGCAACCCGCGCCACTGAGAAGCTTCGCAAAGAACAGCAGCAAGCCAAAGTGCTGACCGTGTTTATACGTACCAGCCCCTTTAAGGACAACGAGCCGCAATACAGCAACTCTGCATCGGGTGAATTGCTAATCCCCAGTTGCGATACGCGGGATTTTATCGAGCTGGCCAATCACTTACTCAAGCGGATTTGGAAGGATGGTTTTCGTTATGCCAAAGCGGGCGTCATGCTGTCTGACTTTTACGATCCTGGCATGTTTCAACCAGGACTATTCGATGACGTATCTACCCGCTCAAATAGCCAACAGTTAATGTCTGTATTGGACACCATTAATCAAAGCGGTGCCGGAAAAGTTTTCTTTGGTGGACAAGGTACGAAGAAAGATTGGTCGATGAAGCGAGAGCATTTATCTCCCGCTTATACAACACGCTGGGACCAATTACCGCGAGTGAAGTAG
- a CDS encoding SOS response UmuD protein. Serine peptidase. MEROPS family S24, producing MSVSLIGRSGALAFIKAKRLRIPLFMERVSAGFPSPAQDYVEQTLDLNELCIKRPAATFFVRVEGDSMIDAGIHPDDILVVDRSVQAEHGDIVIAGIHGELTVKELQLRPCVMLIPRNQVYEPIHIPEGTELEIFGVVTNVVRNMRRKS from the coding sequence ATGAGTGTCTCGCTGATAGGCCGTAGCGGCGCACTTGCCTTCATCAAAGCCAAGCGCCTTCGTATTCCATTGTTCATGGAACGTGTTTCTGCTGGTTTTCCCTCCCCAGCGCAGGATTATGTTGAGCAAACGCTCGACCTCAACGAGCTGTGCATCAAGCGACCAGCTGCAACGTTCTTTGTGCGTGTTGAAGGTGATTCAATGATTGATGCCGGGATTCACCCAGATGATATTTTGGTGGTTGATCGCTCTGTCCAAGCAGAACACGGTGACATTGTCATCGCTGGTATCCATGGTGAACTCACGGTAAAGGAGCTTCAACTAAGGCCGTGCGTCATGCTGATCCCAAGAAACCAGGTGTATGAGCCCATTCATATTCCTGAAGGGACAGAGTTAGAGATATTTGGTGTGGTCACCAATGTGGTGCGAAACATGCGCCGCAAGTCGTGA
- a CDS encoding adenine-specific DNA-methyltransferase: MPTLDFKGKQFVYSHHLSVPFRELKVVADKSLPQEGNAASLDDNLIIHGDNLEALKALLPTHAGKVDCIFIDPPYNTGNEGWCYNDNVRSPLMQEWLKKSANPVDKEDLERHDKWLCMMWPRLVLLRELLSDTGAIFISISDIEHHRLRALCDEIFNENNFIANISWQKKQSPQSDATNFSDMHDHVIVYAKNAKQDKNDKYGWQRNLVALSEGQEERYSNPDNDQRGPWTDSDYTCNKSADQRPNLYYAIENPNTGEMVYPSKSRVWAFEESTHKKNVEDNLIWWPVSRSKPRIKKFIETDTIQAGSVPSTWWPRDFAGDNQESRRELNQIFSHGNLSFDTPKPVKLIKRILEIASSPDSIVLDSFAGSGTTAHAVLEANKSDEGNRKFILIECEDYAEKVTAERVRRVINGYPFKGNQKQELLSEKITWSVFEKKHAELLEKIAKVEAKHSKDFDKIKKELKDGVLTVTGERKVDDFAPGIGGSFTYCTLGEPIQIESLLTGDAMPSYDALARYVFYTATGQSLETVAKASADGFIGETDLFRIHLFYRPDSEWLRSNEAALNADKVEAIAKNNTTKKRTIVFAVAKFMSQKDLTEKRIEFCQLPYAIHRIMGA, translated from the coding sequence ATGCCAACGTTGGATTTTAAAGGTAAACAGTTTGTTTATTCACACCACCTGAGTGTGCCGTTTCGCGAACTAAAAGTGGTTGCGGATAAATCGTTGCCGCAGGAAGGCAATGCGGCATCACTGGATGATAACCTCATCATCCATGGCGACAACCTTGAAGCCCTCAAGGCGTTACTGCCGACTCATGCCGGTAAAGTAGACTGCATTTTTATCGACCCGCCTTACAACACAGGCAATGAGGGGTGGTGTTATAACGACAATGTACGCTCACCATTGATGCAGGAGTGGCTGAAAAAGTCTGCCAATCCTGTTGATAAAGAAGATTTGGAGCGTCATGACAAATGGCTTTGCATGATGTGGCCGAGGTTAGTCCTTCTTAGAGAGCTATTAAGTGATACTGGCGCAATTTTCATATCAATAAGTGATATAGAGCACCACCGATTAAGGGCTTTGTGCGATGAAATATTCAATGAAAACAACTTTATTGCGAATATAAGCTGGCAGAAAAAACAATCACCTCAAAGTGATGCAACCAATTTTTCCGATATGCATGACCACGTCATTGTATACGCTAAAAATGCTAAACAAGATAAAAATGACAAGTACGGTTGGCAGCGTAACTTAGTAGCATTAAGTGAAGGGCAAGAGGAACGATACTCGAATCCAGATAACGATCAACGGGGACCTTGGACTGACTCAGACTATACGTGTAATAAATCAGCTGATCAAAGACCGAATCTGTATTATGCAATTGAGAACCCCAACACTGGAGAGATGGTCTACCCAAGTAAATCAAGAGTTTGGGCATTTGAGGAATCTACGCACAAGAAAAATGTAGAGGACAATTTAATCTGGTGGCCAGTAAGTAGGTCGAAGCCCAGAATTAAAAAATTTATAGAAACCGATACAATTCAAGCAGGCTCCGTACCATCGACATGGTGGCCAAGAGATTTTGCTGGCGATAACCAAGAGTCAAGACGTGAATTAAATCAGATATTTAGTCATGGCAACCTTAGTTTCGATACTCCAAAACCAGTAAAACTCATAAAACGTATTCTAGAAATAGCAAGTAGCCCTGACTCAATAGTATTAGACTCCTTTGCTGGTTCAGGTACGACGGCACACGCTGTGTTAGAGGCTAATAAAAGTGATGAAGGCAATCGCAAATTCATCCTGATTGAATGTGAGGACTATGCGGAAAAGGTGACCGCTGAGCGTGTTCGCCGTGTTATCAACGGCTACCCCTTCAAAGGCAACCAAAAGCAAGAACTGCTTTCTGAAAAAATCACTTGGTCGGTCTTTGAGAAGAAGCATGCTGAGCTGCTTGAAAAAATCGCCAAAGTTGAAGCAAAACACAGCAAAGATTTCGACAAAATCAAAAAAGAGCTCAAAGACGGCGTGCTCACAGTCACGGGGGAGCGCAAAGTGGATGACTTTGCCCCAGGCATTGGCGGCAGTTTCACCTATTGCACCTTAGGTGAACCGATTCAAATTGAAAGTTTGCTCACTGGCGATGCCATGCCGTCGTACGATGCACTCGCACGTTATGTGTTCTATACCGCCACAGGTCAGTCGTTAGAAACGGTCGCTAAAGCCTCTGCTGATGGTTTTATCGGTGAAACAGACTTGTTCCGTATTCATCTGTTCTATCGTCCAGATAGCGAGTGGCTGCGCTCGAATGAGGCGGCATTAAACGCGGACAAAGTAGAGGCTATAGCTAAAAACAATACTACGAAAAAGCGCACCATTGTATTTGCTGTCGCGAAGTTTATGAGCCAGAAGGACTTAACTGAAAAACGCATTGAGTTTTGCCAGTTGCCTTACGCTATCCATCGTATTATGGGGGCGTAA